Proteins encoded in a region of the Vicia villosa cultivar HV-30 ecotype Madison, WI linkage group LG5, Vvil1.0, whole genome shotgun sequence genome:
- the LOC131602204 gene encoding alanine--tRNA ligase → MRKGFTFFISLCTRNHILPPPPPSLPSPSRGVSSFSRSHLSTASAVMPGADSLDIEWPAKRVRDTFVKFFEDKNHVYWKSSPVVPFNDPTLLFANAGMNQYKPIFLGTVDPNTALSKLSRACNTQKCIRAGGKHNDLDDVGKDTYHHTFFEMLGNWSFGDYFKEEAISWAWELLTKVYKLPSDRIYATYFGGDKKAGLAPDLEARDIWLKFLPPGRVLPFGCKDNFWEMGDTGPCGPCTEIHFDRIGNRDAAGLVNNDDPTCIEIWNLVFIQFNREADGSLKSLPAKHVDTGMGFERLTSILQNKMSNYDTDVFMPIFDAIQLATGAHPYSGKVGPEDADKVDMAYRVVADHIRTLSFAIADGSRPGNEGREYVLRRILRRAVRYGREVLKAEEGFFNGLVNVVANVLGDVFPELKQQEVHIRNVIQEEEESFGRTLVKGIAKFKTAVQHVQGNTLSGEATFELWDTFGFPLDLTQLMAEEKKLQVDVEGFNSAMEAARERSRSAQNKQAGGAIVMDADATSALHKRSIATTDDSFKFVWFKDHESVVKAIYTGSEFVDSVNTDGDVGVILESTSFYAEQGGQIFDTGSLDFQHASYQVHNVQVYGGYVLHIGNGTGISVGDKVVCKVDYGRRSLIAPNHTCTHMLNFALREVLGNHVDQKGSIVLPEKLRYDFSHGKPVDADSLRRIESIVNEQIKAELDVNAKEVTLAEAKRINGLRAVFGEVYPDPVRVVSVGQKVEDLLADPESEKWLSISSELCGGTHISNTRDAKAFALLAEEGIAKGIRRITAVTTDRASDAIKLADEFEQQVEEAAKLEGSFLEEKVSALKSSVETLSIPAAKKAEIKTKIALLQDQVRKAQKRVAEENKRKAVLLTAEKADLAVSDGKSFCISHVNVGLDVAAVREAVTKVIDQKGLSVMVFSTDESTNKAVVCAGVPEKGDKGKLDVSEWLTNALGPLKGRCGKGKGGLATGQGTDAAQVNEAMDLAVKFASVKLT, encoded by the exons ATGAGAAAAGGTTTCACTTTCTTCATTTCTCTTTGCACCCGTAACCATATATTGCCGCCGCCGCCACCCTCACTCCCCTCTCCCTCTCGCGGTGTCTCCTCCTTCTCTAGATCTCATCTCTCCACAGCCTCCGCCGTCATGCCAGGAGCTGACTCACTCGATATCGAATGGCCGGCCAAGCGCGTCAGAGACACCTTCGTCAAATTCTTCGAAGATAAGAACCATGTCTATTGGAAGTCCAGTCCCGTCGTCCCCTTCAATGATCCTACTCTCCTATTTGCTAACGCCG GTATGAACCAATACAAGCCAATTTTTTTGGGGACTGTTGATCCTAACACTGCCTTGAGCAAACTCTCTCGTGCGTGCAATACCCAGAAGTGTATTCGAGCTGGTGGTAAGCATAATGATCTTGACGATGTGGGGAAAGACACTTACCATCACACTTTCTTTGAGATGTTGGGAAATTGGTCGTTCGGTGATTACTTTAAAGAAGAAGCCATTAGCTGGGCATGGGAGCTTCTAACCAAA GTTTATAAATTACCTTCAGATCGCATTTATGCAACCTATTTTGGTGGTGATAAGAAGGCTGGTCTTGCCCCTGATCTTGAGGCTAGAGATATATGGTTAAAGTTTTTGCCTCCTGGACGGGTGCTTCCTTTTGGCTGTAAA GACAATTTCTGGGAGATGGGTGACACTGGTCCTTGTGGACCTTGCACTGAAATACATTTTGACAGAATAGGTAACCGTGATGCTGCGGGTTTGGTTAATAATGATGATCCTACCTGCATTGAGATATGGAACCTCGTCTTCATCCAG TTCAATAGGGAGGCTGATGGCTCCCTTAAATCCCTGCCTGCAAAGCATGTTGACACTGGGATGGGTTTTGAACGATTGACCTCTATACTACAGAACAAAATGAGCAATTATGACACTGATGTCTTCATGCCTATTTTCGACGCTATTCAGCTG GCAACTGGTGCTCACCCATATTCCGGGAAAGTCGGACCTGAGGATGCAGATAAAGTTGACATGGCATACAGGGTTGTTGCAGATCACATTAGGACTCTTTCATTTGCCATTGCTGATGGGTCCCGTCCTG GTAATGAAGGTCGTGAGTATGTTCTGAGGCGTATACTTCGTCGAGCTGTTCGGTATGGGCGTGAAGTGCTAAAAGCTGAAGAGGGTTTTTTCAATGG ACTTGTAAATGTTGTGGCAAATGTACTGGGTGATGTTTTCCCTGAGCTTAAACAACAGGAAGTGCATATTAGGAATGTGATTCAAGAGGAAGAGGAAAGTTTTGGCAGAACCTTAGTTAAG GGAATTGCAAAATTTAAGACAGCTGTTCAACACGTCCAGGGAAACACACTGAGCGGGGAGGCAA CATTTGAGTTGTGGGATACATTTGGGTTTCCATTAGATCTGACACAG CTTATGGCTGAAGAGAAAAAATTACAAGTTGATGTCGAAGGTTTTAATAGTGCTATGGAAGCTGCAAGAGAAAGATCAAGAAGTGCTCAAAATAAG CAAGCTGGTGGCGCTATTGTCATGGATGCTGATGCTACCTCTGCGTTGCACAAAAGAAGCATTGCTACAACAGATGACAGTTTCAAATTTGTTTGGTTCAAG GACCATGAAAGTGTTGTAAAAGCAATATATACCGGTTCTGAGTTTGTTGATTCTGTTAATACTGATGGTGATGTTGGTGTGATTCTTGAATCTACAAGCTTCTATGCTGAGCAAGGTGGTCAG ATTTTCGATACTGGGTCACTTGATTTCCAACATGCTTCATATCAAGTTCATAATGTTCAAGTTTACGGAGGTTACGTGCTTCACATCGGTAATGGGACTGGTATCTCTGTTGGAGACAAAGTAGTATGCAAG GTTGATTATGGAAGACGTTCGCTTATAGCCCCTAATCATACATGCACACACATGTTAAATTTTGCTCTTAGG GAAGTACTTGGCAATCATGTAGACCAGAAAGGATCTATTGTTCTTCCTGAAAAATTGAGATATGATTTTTCTCACG GCAAGCCTGTCGACGCTGATTCTTTAAGAAGAATCGAGTCAATTGTTAACGAACAAATTAAAGCTGAATTGGATGTAAATGCAAAGGAGGTAACTCTTGCCGAAGCCAAGCGTATTAATGGTCTACGAGCTGTTTTTGGAGAA GTCTATCCTGATCCAGTTAGAGTTGTGTCAGTTGGACAAAAAGTTGAAGATCTGCTTGCTGACCCTGAGAGCGAAAAATGGTTATCTATTTCATCTGAATTGTGTGGCG GTACCCATATTTCAAATACACGAGATGCTAAAGCTTTTGCGCTTTTAGCTGAGGAGGGAATTGCTAAAGGAATCCGCAGAATAACAGCTGTCACAACTGATCGTGCTTCTGATGCAATAAAACTGGCAGATGAATTTGAACAGCAAGTAGAAGAAGCGGCTAAGCTGGAAGGAAGTTTTCTGGAAGAG AAAGTTTCAGCTCTGAAAAGCAGCGTGGAAACATTATCAATTCCTGCAGCTAAGAAAGCTGAAATCAAGACCAAGATTGCACTACTGCAG GATCAAGTGAGAaaagcgcaaaagcgtgttgcaGAAGAAAACAAACGTAAAGCTGTATTATTAACAGCTGAAAAGGCTGATCTAGCTGTTTCAGATGGGAAATCGTTTTGCATTTCTCATGTTAATGTTGGCCTGGATGTTGCAGCAGTTCGTGAGGCTGTTACAAAAGTCATTGATCAGAAG GGGTTGTCAGTGATGGTTTTTAGCACTGATGAATCTACAAACAAGGCTGTAGTTTGTGCTGGGGTGCCGGAGAAAGGAGATAAAGGTAAGCTGGATGTATCAGAGTGGCTGACTAATGCTTTGGGGCCACTGAAAGGGAGATGTGGTAAAGGAAAGGGAGGTCTTGCAACAGGACAG GGCACCGATGCAGCACAAGTAAACGAGGCTATGGATCTTGCAGTGAAATTTGCATCCGTGAAATTGACTTAA